A genomic stretch from Streptomyces venezuelae ATCC 10712 includes:
- a CDS encoding UDP-N-acetylmuramoyl-tripeptide--D-alanyl-D-alanine ligase, which translates to MQPMLLSTIAEVVGGTLADAPDPEALVTAPAVFDSRKAEPGALFVALPGEQADGHDYALSAVKAGAAAVLATRPVGVPAILVDDVLAAFGRLGRHLVAHTLVDTKIVAITGSAGKTSTKDLIAQLLPAAGRVVATPESFNNEIGLPLTISMADPSTDYLVLEMGARGIGHIRDLTRIAPPHISVVTNVGTAHIGEFGGRDKIAVAKGEIVEALPASGLAVLNADDPLVLAMAARTTARVSSFGLSDEATVRATDVTVDAFGRATYTLTTPEGSAPVSLQLVGAPQVSNSLAAAAVAREAGLSVADIADLLSAATARSRWRMEVSARADGVTVVNDAYNANPDSMRSSLEALATMARGPEQRAIAVLGKMNELGSESRAAHEGIGRIAAALDLDRIVFVGGEEAGWMRQAAAAAGAGGRAVHVPDQDAALQHLSDTLRAGDVVLVKASRGIQLQRLAERLLQPDPGPTAD; encoded by the coding sequence ATGCAGCCCATGCTCCTGTCGACCATCGCCGAGGTCGTCGGCGGCACCCTCGCCGACGCCCCCGACCCCGAAGCCCTCGTGACCGCGCCGGCCGTGTTCGACTCCCGCAAGGCCGAGCCCGGCGCCCTCTTCGTGGCCCTGCCCGGCGAGCAGGCCGACGGCCACGACTACGCCCTCTCCGCCGTGAAGGCGGGCGCCGCCGCGGTGCTCGCCACGCGGCCGGTCGGAGTCCCCGCGATTCTCGTCGACGACGTCCTCGCCGCCTTCGGCCGCCTCGGCCGGCACCTCGTCGCGCACACCCTGGTGGACACCAAGATCGTCGCGATCACCGGGTCCGCCGGGAAGACGTCGACCAAGGACCTCATCGCCCAGCTGCTTCCGGCCGCCGGCCGAGTGGTGGCCACGCCGGAGTCCTTCAACAACGAGATCGGCCTGCCCCTCACCATCTCCATGGCCGACCCGTCCACGGACTACCTCGTCCTGGAAATGGGCGCCCGCGGCATCGGCCACATCCGCGACCTCACCCGTATCGCTCCCCCGCACATCTCCGTCGTCACCAACGTCGGCACAGCCCACATCGGCGAGTTCGGCGGCCGGGACAAGATCGCCGTGGCCAAGGGCGAGATCGTCGAAGCCCTGCCGGCCTCCGGCCTTGCGGTCCTCAACGCCGACGATCCGCTCGTGCTGGCCATGGCCGCACGCACCACCGCCCGCGTCTCCTCCTTCGGCCTCTCCGACGAGGCCACCGTCCGCGCCACCGACGTCACCGTCGACGCCTTCGGCCGCGCCACCTACACCCTCACCACACCGGAGGGCAGCGCCCCCGTCTCCCTCCAGCTGGTCGGCGCCCCGCAGGTCTCCAACTCCCTGGCCGCCGCGGCCGTCGCCCGCGAGGCGGGCCTGAGCGTCGCCGACATCGCGGACCTGCTGTCCGCGGCGACCGCGCGGTCCCGTTGGCGTATGGAGGTCTCCGCCCGGGCGGACGGCGTCACCGTCGTCAACGACGCCTACAACGCGAATCCCGACTCCATGCGCTCCTCCCTGGAGGCCCTGGCCACGATGGCCCGCGGCCCTGAGCAGCGGGCCATCGCCGTCCTCGGCAAGATGAACGAGCTCGGCTCCGAGTCCCGGGCCGCACACGAGGGGATCGGGCGGATCGCCGCCGCGCTCGACCTGGACCGGATCGTCTTCGTGGGTGGGGAAGAGGCCGGGTGGATGCGGCAGGCCGCGGCCGCGGCCGGGGCCGGCGGGCGCGCCGTACACGTGCCCGACCAGGACGCCGCCCTCCAGCACCTGAGCGACACTCTGAGGGCCGGGGACGTCGTCCTGGTGAAGGCGTCCCGAGGGATCCAGCTCCAACGGCTCGCCGAGCGGCTGCTGCAGCCCGACCCCGGGCCCACCGCCGACTAG
- the bla gene encoding class A beta-lactamase: protein MSISAVSPSRRTALGLGAGAALAVALPLGGSAYASAPGGDELVARLRELEARHDARLGVFAHDVRTGRSVAYRADERFPMCSVFKTLAVAAVLRDLDHDGTFLARRIRYTAADVKRSGWSPRTELPENLARGMTVAELCDATLRFSDNTAANLLLRELGGPTAVTRFVRSTGDRTTRLDRWEPELNSAEPWRESDTSTPRAIGRTYGRLLLGDALPHRDRERLTRWMLANTTSGERFRKGLPADWLLADKTGGGRYGTNNDAGVTWPPGGGPIVLAVMTTRSLEDAPVVDPLVAEAAALVAAELGPNK from the coding sequence TTGTCCATCTCAGCAGTCAGCCCGTCCCGTCGCACCGCTCTGGGGCTCGGCGCCGGTGCCGCGCTCGCCGTCGCCTTACCTCTCGGCGGGTCCGCGTACGCCTCCGCGCCCGGCGGGGACGAGCTCGTCGCACGGCTCCGGGAGCTGGAGGCGCGCCACGACGCACGGCTCGGCGTGTTCGCCCACGACGTGCGGACCGGGCGATCGGTGGCGTACCGCGCCGACGAGCGCTTCCCGATGTGCTCGGTCTTCAAGACGCTCGCGGTCGCGGCCGTGCTGCGCGATCTCGACCACGACGGCACGTTCCTGGCGCGGCGCATCCGGTACACGGCGGCGGACGTCAAGCGATCGGGCTGGTCCCCCAGGACGGAGCTGCCGGAGAACCTGGCGCGGGGAATGACCGTCGCGGAGCTGTGCGACGCGACGCTCCGCTTCAGCGACAACACGGCCGCGAACCTGCTGCTCCGCGAGCTCGGCGGGCCAACCGCGGTCACGCGGTTCGTCCGGTCGACCGGTGACCGCACGACCCGGCTCGACCGCTGGGAGCCGGAACTCAATTCGGCCGAGCCCTGGCGGGAGTCCGACACCTCCACGCCCCGCGCCATCGGCCGGACGTACGGGCGCCTCCTCCTCGGCGACGCCCTGCCGCACCGTGACCGGGAGCGGCTCACCCGTTGGATGCTGGCCAACACGACCAGCGGCGAGCGATTCCGCAAGGGTCTGCCGGCCGACTGGCTGCTCGCCGACAAGACCGGCGGCGGACGGTACGGCACCAACAACGACGCGGGGGTCACCTGGCCGCCCGGCGGGGGCCCGATCGTGCTCGCGGTGATGACCACGCGGTCCCTGGAGGACGCCCCCGTGGTCGATCCGCTGGTGGCCGAAGCGGCCGCTCTGGTGGCCGCGGAACTCGGCCCGAATAAATAG
- a CDS encoding serine hydrolase domain-containing protein — protein MKRSSTPPKYLPLATASCLAVAVALASLVTPAAAAPAFAAAGAGGGGPAPGVGRGAPAPAPAPAPATDVGGLDRDALRAAVAVRPGDGAAGVVAEVHKGGESWRGASGDAVTGRAVSPRAHFRIGSISKPMEAVILLQLAAEGRVDLDRSVQDYLPGLLPEDRFQEPVSVRQLLDHTSGLPQDFEGDPAVPSPDEEVDRRFDHLTFDEVIQGTLRPEGRPAPGPRFSPGTRQEYNSFGYRVAGKLIEEITGHPFRAEVTARILKPLKMRDTRAAVPDRSTPVPRPYLPGYLPRADGELVDVNVQGGMPTSMTSTTADLDRFVRGLFDGSLLGPAETAELFAIPKGVDGKPLPYADASQCTTGPAKGTACFSVGLMSSPMPDGTVVWGKTGSDPGYRSGVFASRDLGVRAVYAVGTTAPPASGPPPVAQRLALAVFAR, from the coding sequence ATGAAGCGTTCCTCGACTCCGCCCAAGTACCTGCCGCTGGCTACGGCGTCCTGTCTGGCCGTGGCCGTGGCCCTCGCCTCTCTCGTGACGCCGGCCGCCGCGGCCCCCGCGTTCGCCGCCGCCGGGGCAGGGGGCGGAGGACCCGCGCCGGGGGTGGGCAGGGGCGCCCCTGCTCCCGCTCCGGCTCCGGCTCCCGCTACGGACGTCGGTGGTCTCGACCGTGACGCGCTGCGCGCGGCGGTCGCCGTGCGTCCCGGGGACGGGGCAGCGGGTGTGGTGGCCGAGGTGCACAAGGGCGGGGAGAGCTGGCGGGGCGCGTCGGGGGACGCCGTCACCGGACGGGCCGTCAGTCCTCGTGCCCACTTCCGGATCGGCAGCATCAGCAAGCCCATGGAGGCCGTGATCCTGCTGCAGCTGGCCGCCGAGGGCCGCGTCGACCTCGACCGGAGCGTGCAGGACTATCTGCCCGGGCTGCTTCCCGAGGACCGGTTCCAGGAGCCGGTCAGCGTACGGCAGCTGCTGGACCACACCAGCGGGCTGCCCCAGGACTTCGAGGGCGACCCGGCCGTCCCCTCCCCCGACGAGGAGGTCGATCGGCGCTTCGACCACCTCACCTTCGACGAGGTGATCCAGGGGACGCTCCGTCCCGAGGGAAGGCCCGCGCCCGGCCCCCGCTTCAGCCCCGGCACCCGCCAGGAGTACAACTCCTTCGGGTACCGCGTCGCGGGCAAGCTCATCGAGGAGATCACCGGGCACCCGTTCCGTGCAGAGGTGACGGCCCGCATCCTGAAACCGCTGAAGATGCGGGACACGAGGGCCGCCGTGCCGGACCGGAGCACTCCCGTGCCCCGGCCCTACCTGCCGGGCTACCTCCCGAGGGCGGACGGCGAACTGGTCGACGTGAACGTGCAGGGCGGGATGCCCACGAGCATGACCTCCACGACGGCGGACCTGGACCGCTTCGTCAGAGGTCTGTTCGACGGCAGCCTGCTGGGTCCGGCCGAGACCGCGGAGCTGTTCGCGATACCGAAGGGCGTCGACGGGAAGCCGCTGCCGTACGCCGACGCCTCGCAGTGCACAACGGGTCCCGCCAAGGGGACGGCCTGTTTCAGCGTGGGCCTGATGTCCTCACCGATGCCCGACGGCACGGTCGTGTGGGGGAAGACCGGGTCCGACCCCGGGTACCGGAGCGGTGTCTTCGCCTCCCGTGACCTCGGCGTGCGGGCGGTCTACGCGGTGGGGACCACGGCCCCGCCCGCGAGCGGACCTCCGCCGGTGGCCCAGCGGCTAGCCCTCGCCGTGTTCGCCCGCTGA
- a CDS encoding VOC family protein — translation METTLTGSRASAAIADLGWRYLLGGIRTTVPVGPLARAAEVAALAVAACDADADGHLALDIRPGRVLLTLQSSEHAAVTDRDVELARRITTAVEEVGLRTEPEIATGAPRSLQLLEIAIDALDIPSIRPFWKAVLGYADEPGADGPGDPLVDPLRQGPAVWFQQMDVARPQRNRIHLDLCVPHDEALRRMDAALAAGGRLLSEAAAPAFWVLADGEGNEVCVTTWQGRDT, via the coding sequence ATGGAGACGACATTGACCGGCTCGCGTGCCTCTGCCGCGATCGCTGATCTGGGTTGGCGTTATCTGCTGGGCGGGATCCGGACGACGGTCCCGGTGGGGCCGCTGGCGCGGGCCGCCGAGGTCGCGGCGCTCGCCGTGGCGGCGTGCGATGCCGACGCCGACGGGCATCTGGCCCTCGACATCAGGCCAGGGCGGGTGCTGCTCACCCTGCAGTCCTCCGAGCACGCCGCCGTCACGGACCGGGACGTGGAGCTCGCGCGCCGGATCACCACCGCGGTCGAGGAGGTCGGGCTGCGCACCGAGCCCGAGATCGCGACGGGAGCGCCGCGCTCGCTCCAGCTTCTGGAGATCGCGATCGACGCGCTCGACATCCCCTCGATCCGGCCGTTCTGGAAGGCGGTGCTCGGGTACGCCGACGAGCCGGGAGCCGACGGCCCCGGTGACCCGCTCGTCGACCCCCTCAGGCAGGGGCCGGCTGTCTGGTTCCAGCAGATGGACGTGGCGCGCCCGCAGCGCAATCGGATCCACCTGGATCTCTGTGTGCCGCACGACGAGGCGCTGCGGAGGATGGACGCGGCTCTGGCGGCGGGCGGGCGGCTCCTGTCCGAGGCAGCGGCACCGGCCTTCTGGGTCCTCGCCGACGGCGAGGGCAACGAGGTGTGTGTCACGACGTGGCAGGGGCGGGACACCTGA
- a CDS encoding potassium channel family protein — translation MTWLPVLAGAALILFVLRDIFHTLWHPTRHGGLSRLVMRQVWRLSTHHGDRWRPAGLSGPLGMLVVVAVWALTVAVGWALVYWPYMPDGFSYASGLTPAEHAGPIDALYISLVTLATLGLGDIAPTAGWLRVLAPIEALVGFVLLSATVAWLLGIYPALARRRALALRLSHVRRSRVTAEALDSAGGAALLDGLSSELSTVTVDFLQYAESYYFYDGDENTSLPGQLGYAAGLADEAARARHPDVRLSASVLHTALRDLATVLDERFLRTGGPPERVFAAYAADHGRSGAGTGPGRGDGGGAGSGRP, via the coding sequence ATGACGTGGCTTCCCGTCCTGGCGGGTGCCGCCCTGATCCTGTTCGTCCTGCGGGACATCTTCCACACGCTCTGGCACCCGACCCGCCACGGCGGGCTGAGCAGGCTGGTCATGCGCCAGGTGTGGCGCTTGTCGACCCACCACGGCGACCGGTGGCGGCCGGCCGGGCTCTCGGGACCACTGGGCATGCTCGTGGTCGTCGCCGTCTGGGCCCTCACCGTGGCCGTCGGCTGGGCGCTGGTCTACTGGCCGTACATGCCGGACGGCTTCTCGTACGCGAGCGGTCTCACCCCCGCCGAACACGCGGGCCCGATCGACGCCCTGTACATCTCCCTGGTCACCCTGGCCACTCTGGGGCTCGGAGACATCGCTCCCACCGCGGGCTGGCTGCGCGTCCTCGCGCCGATCGAGGCCCTGGTGGGCTTCGTGCTGCTGTCGGCGACCGTCGCCTGGCTCCTCGGCATCTACCCGGCGCTCGCCCGCCGCAGGGCGCTCGCGCTGCGGCTCTCCCACGTGCGCCGCAGCCGCGTCACCGCCGAGGCGCTCGACTCCGCCGGCGGAGCCGCCCTCCTCGACGGGCTCTCCTCCGAGCTGTCGACCGTCACGGTCGACTTCCTGCAGTACGCCGAGTCGTACTACTTCTACGACGGCGACGAGAACACCTCCCTGCCCGGCCAGCTCGGTTACGCGGCCGGTCTGGCGGACGAAGCGGCGCGGGCCCGACACCCCGACGTCAGGCTCTCCGCCTCGGTGCTGCACACGGCGCTGCGCGATCTGGCCACCGTGCTCGACGAGCGCTTCCTGCGCACGGGCGGGCCCCCTGAGCGGGTCTTCGCGGCGTACGCCGCCGACCACGGACGCTCCGGGGCGGGGACCGGCCCGGGTCGTGGCGACGGGGGCGGAGCGGGATCTGGGCGACCCTGA
- a CDS encoding DinB family protein: MAPSLERPPFQADERTALIGWLDLQRQILRWKCDGLSEADAHRSVLPTSPVMTMAGLISHMRWVEHTWLEVLFLGGDKTQNPSFDETDEDATWRTDGTSLKQLLTEYEAQCARSNEIVAAASLDDVGRHPDFRSGQANLRWMLIHLVEETGRHAGHADIVRELLDGAKGYY; encoded by the coding sequence ATGGCACCCTCTCTTGAGCGTCCCCCCTTTCAGGCGGACGAACGCACCGCGCTCATAGGCTGGTTGGATCTGCAACGGCAGATCCTGCGGTGGAAGTGCGACGGCCTCAGCGAGGCCGACGCACACCGCTCCGTCCTCCCGACCTCGCCAGTGATGACGATGGCCGGACTCATCAGCCACATGCGCTGGGTCGAGCACACCTGGCTGGAGGTGCTGTTCCTGGGCGGCGACAAGACACAGAACCCGTCCTTCGACGAGACCGACGAGGACGCCACCTGGCGCACCGACGGCACCTCACTGAAGCAGCTGCTCACCGAGTACGAGGCCCAGTGCGCCCGAAGCAACGAGATCGTGGCCGCGGCCTCCCTGGACGACGTCGGCCGCCACCCCGACTTCCGCTCCGGCCAGGCCAATCTGCGCTGGATGCTCATCCACCTCGTCGAGGAAACCGGACGGCACGCCGGGCACGCGGACATCGTGAGAGAACTGCTCGACGGAGCGAAGGGCTACTACTAG
- a CDS encoding FG-GAP repeat domain-containing protein, translating into MSRPRSTAVRRLGAFVAVVLMATAGPAVLPAGAATGTGSLPGAAPAATADATAPVLKPGDKVLGMGRTGFLSQDADDYTLVRWTRLADGAVTTFPYTSRLHLSRDSDIAVLHTRATTTLQDLATGTDLFSVPLNWDRYAGAVGSHLFFRADLSGHGPLDVYSPGPDGPVRRTVTGLPEGAFELHVVAGADGEALVRYFTGEGTTAAAEHLAIVDLDSATVTSSRPIPAGGPMEWSAYAFSSGYVAWTEYDSGGGTSVVVLDRSTQKVQRFPMPTPGRLLLGLAGDWVTYSRPGGLLAEEASTLIPLTARSLTGTTTRKVLDHTVSGFETAGDTLGFLGGTVAGGEGLYRVAPGTDGVPVATRLAATGKPTQVTLLGQAVPTTVDLDLTGGKLPMSWVLSRTNVTMWVTFRNTRTGESITEYVAQPERGADPQPTRFDWNGTLNWQGNPNFWTSASAGPYTWEISASPLNRVGPTLKASGSFTVTRKTGAHDYDSDGSPDILARDQSGNLWLQDVHYREGWREAYQNPDSLVGGGWQAYDRIEATGNIAGAAAPELVARDRSGVLWLYQGTGNGKAPFTTRTRIGGGWQAYTLLTGGSDLTGDGRPDLVATDGSGRLWLYRSTGSATAPFAARRLIGSGGWQTYDRIVATGNLAGAAAGDLVACDRAGVLWLYLGKGDGTFAARTRLGGGWQNYDDLIGPGDTDRDGKPDLYAADINDAIPAPFLYRGTGAWQGPFGPGERVELVQDSREFNLSA; encoded by the coding sequence GTGAGCCGCCCCAGATCCACCGCCGTCCGCCGTCTCGGCGCGTTCGTCGCCGTCGTCCTGATGGCCACCGCCGGCCCCGCCGTCCTCCCCGCCGGCGCCGCCACCGGGACCGGCTCCCTGCCCGGCGCCGCGCCCGCGGCGACGGCGGACGCCACAGCGCCCGTCCTCAAGCCCGGCGACAAGGTCCTGGGCATGGGCCGGACCGGGTTCCTGAGCCAGGACGCGGACGACTACACCCTCGTCCGCTGGACCCGCCTGGCCGACGGGGCGGTGACCACCTTCCCGTACACGTCCCGTCTCCACCTCTCCCGCGACTCGGACATCGCGGTCCTCCACACCCGTGCCACCACCACCTTGCAGGACTTGGCCACGGGCACGGACCTCTTCTCGGTGCCGCTGAACTGGGACCGGTACGCGGGAGCCGTCGGCTCCCACCTCTTCTTCCGAGCCGATCTCTCCGGCCACGGCCCCCTGGACGTCTACTCTCCCGGCCCGGACGGACCGGTGCGTCGGACGGTGACCGGGCTGCCCGAGGGCGCGTTCGAGCTGCACGTGGTGGCGGGCGCCGACGGCGAGGCGCTGGTGAGGTACTTCACCGGTGAGGGGACGACAGCGGCCGCCGAGCACCTGGCGATCGTGGACCTCGACTCCGCCACCGTGACCTCCTCCCGCCCGATCCCGGCCGGAGGCCCGATGGAGTGGTCCGCCTACGCTTTCTCCTCCGGGTACGTCGCCTGGACCGAGTACGACTCGGGTGGGGGTACGAGCGTCGTCGTCCTCGACCGCTCCACCCAGAAGGTCCAGCGCTTCCCGATGCCCACACCGGGGAGACTGCTCCTCGGCCTTGCCGGGGACTGGGTCACCTACTCCCGGCCCGGAGGGCTGCTGGCGGAGGAAGCGAGCACGCTCATCCCGCTGACCGCCCGCAGCCTCACCGGCACCACCACACGCAAAGTCCTCGACCACACGGTGTCCGGTTTCGAGACCGCCGGGGACACCCTCGGCTTTCTCGGCGGCACCGTGGCCGGTGGCGAGGGCCTCTACCGGGTCGCGCCCGGCACGGACGGAGTCCCGGTCGCCACCCGGCTCGCCGCGACGGGCAAGCCGACGCAGGTCACGCTGCTCGGCCAGGCCGTCCCGACGACGGTGGACCTGGACCTCACCGGCGGCAAGCTCCCCATGTCCTGGGTGCTCAGCCGGACGAACGTCACCATGTGGGTCACTTTCCGCAACACCCGCACGGGCGAGTCGATCACGGAGTACGTCGCCCAGCCGGAGCGGGGCGCGGATCCGCAGCCGACCCGGTTCGACTGGAACGGCACGCTCAACTGGCAGGGAAACCCCAACTTCTGGACCTCCGCCTCGGCCGGCCCGTACACCTGGGAGATCAGCGCGAGCCCGCTCAACCGCGTCGGGCCCACACTGAAGGCGTCCGGCTCCTTCACGGTCACCCGCAAGACCGGCGCGCACGACTACGACAGCGACGGCTCCCCGGACATCCTGGCCCGCGACCAATCCGGCAACCTGTGGCTCCAGGACGTCCACTACAGGGAGGGGTGGCGCGAGGCCTACCAGAACCCGGACTCGCTCGTCGGCGGCGGCTGGCAGGCGTACGACCGGATCGAGGCCACCGGCAACATCGCCGGGGCCGCCGCCCCCGAGCTCGTCGCCCGCGACCGGAGTGGGGTGCTCTGGCTGTACCAGGGCACCGGCAACGGCAAGGCCCCGTTCACCACGCGCACCCGGATCGGCGGCGGCTGGCAGGCGTACACCCTCCTGACGGGCGGCAGCGACCTCACCGGCGATGGCCGCCCCGACCTCGTCGCCACCGACGGGTCCGGCCGCCTCTGGCTGTACCGGAGCACGGGCTCCGCGACCGCTCCCTTCGCCGCCCGCCGGCTGATCGGGAGCGGCGGCTGGCAGACGTACGACCGGATCGTCGCGACCGGCAACCTCGCCGGCGCCGCCGCCGGCGACCTGGTCGCCTGCGACCGCGCCGGCGTCCTCTGGCTGTACCTCGGCAAGGGCGACGGCACCTTCGCCGCCCGGACCCGCCTCGGCGGCGGCTGGCAGAACTACGACGACCTGATCGGCCCCGGCGACACCGACCGCGACGGCAAGCCCGACCTGTACGCGGCCGACATCAACGACGCCATCCCGGCACCGTTCCTCTACCGGGGCACAGGCGCGTGGCAGGGGCCGTTCGGCCCCGGAGAACGAGTGGAACTCGTCCAGGACAGCCGTGAGTTCAACCTCTCCGCCTGA
- a CDS encoding nicotinate phosphoribosyltransferase, producing MSLVTTTDLYEVTMALSYLREDMRAPATFSLFVRDLPPERGFLVAAGLEPALDYLSRFRVGRSDVQEFAEVLKRPVEDFAPLHGLSFDGEVRAVPEGRLVLSGEPLLEVTAPLPQAQLVEPYLLSLLCHQTAVASKAARCVLAAAGRPLVDFSLRRAHGPEAGMQAARLCALVGFAGTSNVAAARRYGIPAAGTMAHSYVEAFDWEERAFRAFARTHPGPVTFLVDTYDTERGVATAARVLRDLRLGPGCAIRLDSGDLGALARRARAALDEAGLRDVRIIASGGLDEYAVAALVREGAPIDAYAVGTKVGTAADAPYLDAVYKLVEYDGRPVMKLSSAKATAPGPKQVFRGPGLRDVIGLANEEPPEGTEPLLRTVMRGGLRTEPPDPPAAARARFETDLAALPEEARRIDAPVAPRPTVSTRLTVLTTVVRHRLEARTGAGRRPGEKAPE from the coding sequence ATGTCCCTGGTGACCACCACCGACCTGTACGAGGTCACGATGGCGCTCTCGTACCTGCGGGAGGACATGCGGGCGCCGGCCACCTTCAGTCTGTTCGTGCGTGATCTTCCGCCGGAGCGTGGGTTCCTCGTCGCCGCCGGTCTCGAACCGGCCCTCGACTACCTGTCCCGCTTCCGCGTGGGCCGCTCCGACGTGCAGGAGTTCGCCGAGGTGCTGAAGCGGCCGGTGGAGGACTTCGCGCCGCTGCACGGTCTGAGCTTCGACGGGGAGGTCCGCGCGGTGCCCGAGGGACGGCTCGTCCTCTCCGGTGAGCCGCTCCTGGAGGTCACCGCTCCCCTGCCGCAGGCGCAGCTGGTGGAGCCGTATCTGCTGTCCCTCCTCTGCCATCAGACGGCGGTCGCCTCCAAGGCGGCCCGGTGTGTGCTCGCCGCCGCCGGCCGGCCGCTGGTGGACTTCTCGCTGCGCCGGGCGCACGGGCCCGAGGCCGGGATGCAGGCGGCGCGGCTCTGCGCGCTGGTCGGGTTCGCCGGCACCAGCAACGTGGCCGCCGCACGTCGGTACGGCATCCCCGCCGCGGGCACGATGGCCCACTCGTACGTCGAGGCCTTCGACTGGGAGGAGCGGGCGTTCCGGGCGTTCGCCCGGACCCATCCGGGGCCGGTGACCTTCCTGGTCGACACCTACGACACGGAGCGGGGCGTCGCGACCGCCGCGCGGGTCCTCAGGGACCTCCGCCTGGGTCCCGGCTGTGCGATCCGTCTGGACAGCGGCGACCTGGGCGCGCTGGCCCGCCGGGCCCGTGCCGCGCTGGACGAGGCGGGGCTGCGGGACGTGCGGATCATCGCGAGCGGAGGTCTGGACGAGTACGCCGTCGCCGCTCTCGTACGGGAGGGCGCGCCGATCGACGCGTACGCCGTGGGGACGAAGGTCGGCACGGCCGCCGACGCCCCGTATCTGGACGCGGTGTACAAGCTCGTCGAGTACGACGGCCGGCCCGTCATGAAGCTCTCCTCGGCCAAGGCGACGGCGCCGGGCCCCAAGCAGGTCTTCCGCGGCCCCGGCCTGCGGGACGTCATCGGCCTGGCGAACGAAGAGCCGCCCGAGGGCACCGAACCACTGCTGCGGACCGTGATGCGCGGCGGACTGCGCACCGAACCGCCCGACCCCCCGGCCGCCGCCCGCGCCCGCTTCGAAACCGATCTCGCCGCGCTGCCGGAGGAAGCCCGGCGCATCGACGCCCCGGTGGCACCACGGCCCACCGTGTCCACCCGTCTCACGGTCCTGACGACCGTCGTACGGCACCGGCTCGAAGCGCGCACCGGCGCCGGGCGACGCCCCGGGGAGAAGGCGCCGGAATGA
- the thpR gene encoding RNA 2',3'-cyclic phosphodiesterase, producing the protein MTQVDGQGTGPDGGERDRAATVRVFIALAPPDEAKDELAAVLRPAYETYPHMRWNRIEDWHITLAFLGELPVATVPPLRRPLAELAASRGPVELALRGGGHFDERVLWSGIDGDLDGLHRLATDVRAVVKEYGIPFEDRPLRPHLTLARARRDDRSSVTDVAASLAGFTGRAWRAARLHLVGSDFGRGPGPIRYRDIESWEFVGP; encoded by the coding sequence ATGACGCAGGTGGACGGGCAGGGGACGGGGCCCGACGGGGGCGAGCGGGACCGGGCGGCGACGGTTCGCGTCTTCATCGCCCTCGCCCCGCCCGACGAGGCGAAGGACGAGCTGGCGGCGGTGCTGCGCCCCGCGTACGAGACGTACCCGCATATGCGGTGGAACCGCATCGAGGACTGGCACATCACCCTCGCGTTCCTCGGAGAGCTGCCGGTCGCGACGGTCCCGCCGCTGCGCCGGCCACTCGCCGAGCTGGCGGCGTCGCGCGGGCCGGTGGAGCTGGCGCTGCGGGGCGGCGGGCACTTCGACGAGCGGGTGCTCTGGAGCGGCATCGACGGGGACCTCGACGGGCTGCACCGGCTCGCCACCGACGTCCGTGCCGTGGTCAAGGAGTACGGCATCCCCTTCGAGGACCGGCCGCTGCGTCCCCATCTGACGCTGGCCCGCGCCCGCCGTGACGACCGGTCGAGCGTGACGGACGTCGCCGCCTCCCTGGCCGGCTTCACCGGCCGCGCGTGGCGGGCCGCTCGGCTGCACCTGGTCGGCAGCGATTTCGGCCGCGGGCCGGGACCGATCCGCTACCGCGACATCGAGTCATGGGAGTTCGTCGGGCCCTGA